Proteins found in one Magnolia sinica isolate HGM2019 chromosome 5, MsV1, whole genome shotgun sequence genomic segment:
- the LOC131246663 gene encoding pentatricopeptide repeat-containing protein At1g63400-like: MSSIRRMLRPKIRIQNSTVQSPPSLPNSMRPTDDLIRSYCKSGMIDTALSLLHSTLETASSSKPSISSFNFVLSSLVKTSRFEQTIFLFDSMKMSGIQPDVVTMNILMNCYSEILQSNRARQVLDEMRARGYAPTIVTFNTLVKGLCKEDKISDALQVLREMNENGPAPNDRTFSILIDFHCSRLNSEAGLGLLKEMLHLGLEPTSITYNNVLAGLCKEGKISTAKTVYLKMGKTGINANVQTYTALIDGLCREKMVGQAKRLFYEMSEKGLSPNVVTYTALIHGLCAERHWQEATAMLHEMLDHGLHTNVVTYTGVISGLCKEGRLNEALKLLDVMTQQGLDPNEFTYSTLINGLSKGGRLDDAVEIFHLMEERGMAINVVTYNVLISGFCRLGKMDEAMKLLHEINEKGSKPDVITYNTLMDGFCKIWQIEAAEELLCELEGQGLKPNVVTYNTLMHGFCRAGDLGRAIDLVEEMIGEGQELDVITYSILMDALCKSGRLEDAEKLLHRMNENGIEADVVTYSCILSGYSKNGQLKEAKEILERMMEKGLRPNVVTYNVILQGFCMKGKIEEAVKVLHDIVANGIAPSTVTVSLFLENVCRFGQLEKFSELLPAICGRKEEVGDRGYAELMDVLSKESSRMADRSHASM; this comes from the coding sequence ATGTCTTCAATACGCAGAATGCTTCGGCCTAAAATCAGAATTCAAAATTCAACCGTCCAATCCCCTCCTTCCCTCCCCAATTCCATGAGGCCCACCGATGATCTTATCAGATCCTACTGCAAATCTGGCATGATCGACACCGCCCTCTCTCTCCTCCATAGCACTCTGGAAACGGcctcatcatccaagccttccaTTTCCTCTTTCAATTTTGTCCTGTCGTCTCTGGTAAAGACTAGCAGATTCGAACAGACAATATTTCTCTTCGATTCAATGAAGATGTCTGGAATTCAACCTGATGTTGTTACAATGAACATTTTGATGAATTGCTACTCTGAAATTCTCCAGTCCAACCGTGCACGCCAGGTGCTTGATGAAATGCGTGCCCGTGGCTATGCGCCCACCATCGTCACCTTCAACACCCTTGTCAAAGGGCTGTGCAAGGAGGATAAGATTAGTGACGCCCTTCAGGTTTTACGCGAGATGAATGAAAATGGGCCAGCCCCAAATGATCGGACATTCTCAATTTTGATTGATTTTCATTGCAGTCGTTTGAATTCGGAGGCAGGTTTGGGGCTGCTGAAAGAAATGTTGCATTTGGGATTGGAACCGACATCGATTACATACAACAATGTATTGGCTGGATTGTGTAAGGAGGGAAAAATTAGCACAGCGAAAACAGTTTATTTGAAGATGGGTAAGACAGGGATCAATGCGAATGTCCAAACATACACCGCTTTGATTGACGGGTTGTGCCGGGAGAAGATGGTGGGCCAAGCCAAACGTCTCTTTTACGAGATGTCAGAGAAGGGTCTTTCTCCGAACGTTGTTACATACACTGCTTTGATTCATGGGCTTTGTGCTGAGCGGCATTGGCAAGAAGCAACAGCAATGCTTCACGAGATGCTCGATCACGGGCTCCACACAAATGTAGTCACATACACAGGCGTCATCAGTGGACTTTGTAAAGAGGGGAGATTAAATGAAGCACTGAAGCTTTTGGATGTGATGACCCAACAAGGATTAGACCCAAATGAGTTCACATATAGTACGCTGATCAACGGTCTTAGTAAAGGAGGGAGGCTTGATGATGCTGTTGAGATCTTCCATCTTATGGAAGAGAGAGGGATGGCCATAAATGTGGTCACCTACAACGTACTGATTAGTGGGTTCTGTAGACTCGGGAAGATGGACGAAGCCATGAAGCTTCTACATGAGATAAATGAGAAAGGTTCCAAGCCTGATGTGATTACATATAACACATTGATGGATGGGTTTTGCAAGATTTGGCAGATTGAGGCTGCAGAGGAGCTCTTGTGTGAGCTTGAAGGACAAGGGCTGAAGCCGAATGTGGTGACGTATAATACATTAATGCATGGTTTCTGTAGGGCGGGCGATCTTGGGCGAGCCATTGATCTGGTTGAGGAGATGATTGGCGAGGGACAAGAACTCGATGTGATTACATACAGTATACTTATGGATGCGTTGTGCAAGTCTGGGAGGCTTGAAGATGCAGAAAAATTGTTGCATCGGATGAATGAGAATGGGATTGAAGCTGATGTTGTGACAtattcatgtattctaagtgGGTACAGCAAGAATGGGCAGTTGAAAGAGGCCAAAGAAATTCTCGAACGGATGATGGAAAAGGGCCTTCGACCGAATGTGGTGACATATAACGTAATTTTGCAGGGATTCTGCATGAAAGGTAAGATTGAAGAAGCGGTGAAGGTGCTCCATGACATTGTTGCAAATGGCATTGCCCCATCTACAGTCACGGTCTCTCTTTTTCTTGAGAATGTTTGTAGGTTTGGGCAGCTTGAGAAGTTCTCGGAACTGCTTCCGGCCATTTGTGGGAGGAAAGAGGAGGTTGGAGATCGTGGCTATGCTGAATTGATGGATGTTCTGTCTAAGGAATCTAGTAGAATGGCTGATCGATCTCATGCTTCAATGTGA